A genomic region of Papaver somniferum cultivar HN1 chromosome 7, ASM357369v1, whole genome shotgun sequence contains the following coding sequences:
- the LOC113300515 gene encoding uncharacterized protein LOC113300515 produces MSRRTNGLAAPHDEGFGEVVRALNAVAHAMQQKVNLNQNAPPPPPPPNKRALLVRRFSEQKPDSFKGSPDPLVAEDWIDKIEKIFTLLGVNDEDKLDLAVFKLEGEATRWWDLTRRSRNDGLFTWVEFRLAFLNKYFPQTARNQRMIEFMQLTQRNMTVAQYQAKFEELSRFAIHLVENEELKAFKFHEGLRPSIKGRLSILKITSYNEIVERAMIAERDIEEANRIRERHNGDKNKNKNNNHPYQKKGNGPNMELPAPSCYHCKQPGHFKRNCPALISQRNQQPFIPQNQRQGYQQNRPQNNPPQYQARQPPQQPKAFNIAHVGQDPDNSVVEGTFLVYNSWAKILFDTGATHSFIASSFVLSLGLKTELLDGYLGVASAIGSSARIDRVARMCVVRIAKHEFLIDLFVMNMSGYDVILGMDWLSAHHDVFDCFQKRVTLHSDEGGRGV; encoded by the exons ATGTCTCGTCGTACGAATGGTTTAGCCGCCCCACATGATGAGGGTTTCGGTGAGGTTGTTCGTGCTTTGAATGCTGTTGCTCATGCGATGCAACAAAAAGTGAATCTTAATCAGAatgcacctcctcctcctccaccacctAATAAACGAGCTTTGTTAGTTAGAAGGTTTAGTGAACAAAAGCCCGATTCCTTTAAAGGTAGTCCTGATCCACTGGTCGCTGAAGATTGGATAGATAAGATTGAGAAAATATTCACCCTATTAGGGGTGAATGACGAGGATAAgcttgatcttgctgtttttaagcTTGAGGGTGAGGCCACTCGCTGGTGGGACTTGACTCGTCGTTCTAGGAATGACGGTCTGTTTACCTGGGTAGAATTTCGACTCGCCTTCCTAAATAAGTACTTTCCACAAACTGCACGAAACCAACGCATGATCGAGTTTATGCAGTTGACTCAGAGAAATATGACCGTAGCACAGTACCAAGCCAAGTTTGAAGAACTTTCTCGTTTTGCTATTCATCTGGTGGAGAATGAAGAGCTGAAGGCTTTTAAGTTTCATGAGGGACTTAGACCTTCAATTAAGGGTAGGTTGTCTATTTTGAAGATTACCTCTTATAATGAGATAGTGGAAAGAGCGATGATTGCTGAGAGAGACATTGAGGAGGCAAATCGAATTAGAGAACGTCACAATGGGGAtaagaacaagaataaaaataacaaccacCCATACCAGAAGAAAGGAAATGGACCGAATATGGAGCTTCCTGCACCTTCGTGTTATCATTGCAAGCAACCTGGACATTTTAAGAGGAACTGTCCTGCACTTATTTCTCAGAGGAACCAACAACCCTTTATACCTCAGAACCAACGTCAAGGTTATCAGCAGAACCGTCCTCAGAACAATCCACCACAATACCAAGCTCGACAGCCCCCTCAGCAACCTAAGGCGTTCAACATTGCACATGTTGGTCAGGATCCGGATAACTCAGTTGTTGAAGGTACATTCTTAGTTTACAATTCTTGGGCTAAGATATTGTTTGATACTGGTGCTACTCATTCGTTTATTGCTTCTTCGTTTGTTTTGTCATTGGGTTTGAAAACTGAATTACTTGATGGGTACTTAGGCGTAGCTAGTGCGATAGGCAGTAGTGCACGTATTGACCGCGTGGCACGAATGTGTGTAGTACGTATAGCTAAGCATGAGTTTTTGATTGACCTTTTTGTGATGAATATGTCTGGTTATGATGTAATCCTGGGTATGGATTGGTTATCTGCTCATcatgatgtttttgattgttttcaaAAACGTGTGACTCTTCACTCGGACGAAGG TGGTAGAGGAGTTTGA